A DNA window from Pogona vitticeps strain Pit_001003342236 chromosome 2, PviZW2.1, whole genome shotgun sequence contains the following coding sequences:
- the LOC110080639 gene encoding uncharacterized protein LOC110080639: MRSPNCRVSPSSYCISQILYDRIKWRGKPERNQLSKHFIGSPINFKHLCHVEWSPQTGFATNLDPELKVIFAEAGITEDHLKDKRTSKKIFRTIEKRGGVETVLKEAKTKGLLTKSLDHPLLCSVPPTEMGFIYNPQNEPDYQGPSSVDGLNNVPAEPFPTPKACSADIPSVVISPVPSTSLLKRSSQHSLIQNLKEAQLKRASSDNSLTPFKQDALMYQIRGRTQLKQVSHKPASPSNGGIVAALKDVIQKRHKAMHVSDNEESDVENGDEWDD, translated from the exons ATGAGATCTCCCAACTGCAGGGTCTCTCCTTCTTCATATTGCATTTCCCAAATACTTTATGACAGaataaaatggagaggaaaacCCGAAAGAAACCAACTTAGCAAGCATTTTATTGGGAGTCCCATTAATTTCAA ACACCTGTGTCATGTGGAATGGAGCCCGCAAACTGGTTTTGCT ACCAACCTGGATCCTGAACTAAAGGTGATATTTGCTGAGGCTGGTATAACCGAGGATCATTTGAAAGACAAGAGAACTTCAAAAAAGATTTTTAGAACTATTGAGAAACGAGGGGGTGTAGAAACTGTGCTGAAAGAAGCTAAGACAAAAG GTTTACTGACCAAATCACTTGATCATCCTTTGCTTTGTTCTGTGCCTCCCACAGAGATGGGTTTCATTTACAACCCACAAAATGAACCAGATTACCAAGGGCCAAGTTCAGTGGATGGCCTAAATAATGTCCCGGCAGAGCCTTTTCCCACACCAAAAGCATGCAGTGCTGATATTCCTTCAGTTGTTATATCTCCAGTACCTTCTACTTCTCTCCTCAAAAGATCATCTCAACATAGTTTAATCCAAAATCTGAAGGAAGCGCAGctgaaaagggccagcagtgaCAATTCACTAACTCCTTTTAAGCAAGATGCTCTGATGTACCAGATCAGAGGAAGAACTCAGCTGAAACAA GTGTCTCACAAACCAGCATCTCCCAGTAATGGAGGAATAGTAGCTGCACTTAAGGATGTAATTCAGAAGAGACACAAGGCAATGCATGTCTCAG ATAATGAAGAATCTGATGTGGAGAATGGAGATGAATGGGATGATTAA